The nucleotide window CCTGTTCATCTATATTATTTTTGTCTGAACCTGTTTTGACTGTTCTCTCACTGGTTTCTCTTTCGTCTGCAGTTCTATTCTCTGTACGCTGGCCAAAGTTTTTATTTTCACTATGTACCTCGTCTGACTTCTTGGCATCACCAACACTCACCGTCTGGATTTTCTTTTCACTTTCATCTGGATCCTGTTcatctttattatttttgtctgaACCTGTTTTGACTGTTCTCTCACTGGTTTCTCTTTCGTCTGCAGTTCTATTCTCTGTACGCTGGCCAAACTTTTTATTTTCACTATGTACCTCGTCTGACTTCTTGGCATCACCAACACTCACCGTCTGGATTTtctttacactttcatctggaTCCTGTTcatctttattatttttgtctgaACCTGTTTTGACTGTTCTCTCACTGGTTTCTCTTTCGTCTGCAGTTCTATTCTCTGTACGCTGGCCAAAGTTTTTATTTTCACTATGTACCTCGTCTGACTTCTTGGCATCACCAACACTCACCGTCTGGATTTTCTTTTCACTTTCAATTGGATCCTGTTcatctttattatttttgtctgaACCTGTTTTGACTGTTCTCTCACTGGTTTCTCTTTCGTCTGCAGTTCTATTCTCTGTACGCTGGCCAAAGTTTTTATTTTCACTATGTACCTCGTCTGACTTCTTGGCATCACCAACACTCACcgtctggattttttttacactttcatctggaTCCTGTTcatctttattatttttgtctgaACCTGTTTTGACTGTTCTCTCACTGGTTTCTCTTTCGTCTGCAGTTCTATTCTCTGTACGCTGGCCAAAGTTTTTATTTTCACTATGTACCTCGTCTGACTTCTTGGCATCACCAACACTCACCGTCTGGATTTTCTTTTCACTTTCATCTGGATCCTGTTcatctttattatttttgtctgaACCTGTTTTGACTGTTCTCTCACTGGTTTCTCTTTCGTCTGCAGTTCTATTCTCTGTACGCTGGCCAAAGTTTTTATTTTCACTATGTACCTCGTCTGACTTCTTGGCATCACCAACACTCACCGTCTGGATTTtctttacactttcatctggaTCCTGTTcatctttattatttttgtctgaACCTGTTTTGACTGTTCTCTCACTGGTTTCTCTTTCGTCTGCAGTTCTATTCTCTGTACGCTGGCCAAAGTTTTTATTTTCACTATGTACCTCGTCTGACTTCTTGGCATCACCAACACTCACCGTCTGGATTTtctttacactttcatctggaTCCTGTTcatctttattatttttgtctgaACCTGTTTTGACTGTTCTCTCACTGGTTTCTCTTTCGTCTGCAGTTCTATTCTCTGTACGCTGGCCAAAGTTTTTATTTTCACTATGTACCTCCTCTGACTTCTTGGCATCACCAACAATCACCTTTTGATTTTTCTCTACACTTTCACCTGGACCCTGTTCATCTTCATCTACCTCACGTGACAAAAACTTCTTGGGGCCCCAGACAAACTGCTCTCGGGGTTTGAAATTCTTAAATGCAAATCTAACTAGCTCTCGTCTCTTCAATTTGTCCAATACAGCAAACATAAAGTAATCTAGTACACTTTGTTTCACATTTTGAAGGTTTCCTTTCACAAGAGTTTCATGGAGGAAGAACTTGACCAGTGGGGCCTGGTAGTGCTGCAATCCTAGAGTCCCCAGACACTTCAGGATGCGTGTGATGCGCAGGTTGTTGTGTGAATATCTGCAAAATCAAAgaaaaatccttttttttatACCGAAACAACATCACTGAAATTcaacaaaaaggaaaaatatgACAATAAAAACCTGTTCAGGTTGCTAAAGCGTTCCTTCCAGTTATCGGCACGTTTCACCTCTCCAGTTGTTTCGTTGACCAAGCGTATCCCATAAAAATCCAGCATGAGCTTATATGATTTCACCAGTTTCATCTTTGCTGCTTCATCTTTACGAAAAGCCTGGAAATCAATCAATCAGATGAATTTAAACAtcctatatttttttaaatagctcaGCTTCTGAATTTGAGACTGATGTTTCTGACTCTAAAATCTGACAAATCCTGTCAGGCAAATCAGTACATATAGTTAAAAGGCCTAAATTAAAATCTAGATGTTTTAAACTAAccttaatttcattttttgtgaGAACATGTGCATCCCAATTAACCCCTCGCTCTTGTATTGGAAACAACCTGCAAAGTTTTGATTTGGTTAGTTGAATGATGGTCATTTAAATGTTCTTAAACACTTTCAGGGTCTAGAAGAGTTCAGAAAGAGCTCAGGAATGAGGTGTTACAGGATCTGACCATTGAATGTAGGAGTGACAGTTTTCCAGCAATCTATAATCACCCCGCCACTCCTTGTGAAATTCATCAATGTGAACATCTGCGTAAACAAAGGAGATATGTTAAAGCGTTTGCCTTGATTAAATGACACTTGTATcagacaaacaaaaataaattgtgtaatttaaatacaGAATGAACACAATGCCATACCATCAGGTGAAGACTTTATTTGACCATGGTAAAACTCCAGGTTATAGAAGCGGCCcttgacaacaacaacaacaacaacaattaaAACCAAAGACAACAAAATAaacagataaaataaataaatataatgctatataacACGTTTCACAATTACTCATTCTGAACAGTTGTATAAAAAAATTAGTTCATGAACACTTTTCATTGTCCAAATATTtgtcattaattattaatatgttaaattgtacaCTAATTTGCTACGTTACTTTTACATGTATGGTCTGTTTTggttacgttttttttttctccctgtaCTTCCTCTTTTAAtttgtcacatgttcctttgtctAGTTTCCCACCACTTTTCTGTTGCCATAGTAACACTGGTCAGTTTAGTTAGTTTCAGCTGTGTTTAGTTAAATTTATTTGTGTCACCTGCCCCACTCGGCATTCTAGTCATCAGTGTTTGTATTTAGTTCTCCCATGTTCAGTCACTCATTGTCCAGGCTTATGTTATACTTACCACAGTAGTGTTTGGTGTTCTTTTTAAAGTTTATGTGATTAAAACCTGTCTGTTTGGCAGGCCTGGATCTCCTCATGTTTGCTGCACCACACAACCATaactgttacacccctactgtTGGGGTAAGTCACCTAGAATCTCCATATCCCATCCAAAGACCAGACATGTAGTTTCCAGAGGTCTGAACGTGGGTGCCCTGTCCCTGAGAAAGTAAATCCTTCCTCAGTGGAATCTGCCAGGGAGGGATTGTCGCAAGGAACAgtttctgggaaccaggtccggttgggccaataggGCGCAACTAGCAAGACCTTGCTCCTGTCCTCCCTTACTTTGCACATGTTCTGTGCGAGTAGGCTTACTGGGGGAATGCATATTTGTGAAGCTTGCTGAGTGATCCCTCGGCCAGGGAGTAAAAAAATTCACATGCTGTAAATCCAATACTGAATCTCTGAACTGTGGCAGCACCCATAGCGCATATAGCTCTAAGAATTTGTTCATCATAAAGGTGTTTAAGCAACAAAACGCATCCACTTGCCCATATTTGACAATCGGAATATCATATGCTATAGTTAAAAAGTAGGGGGAGATGGCCGGCGAGTTGCATCATGCGACAGGATTG belongs to Pseudorasbora parva isolate DD20220531a chromosome 22, ASM2467924v1, whole genome shotgun sequence and includes:
- the LOC137058841 gene encoding opioid growth factor receptor-like — its product is MTIIQLTKSKLCRLFPIQERGVNWDAHVLTKNEIKAFRKDEAAKMKLVKSYKLMLDFYGIRLVNETTGEVKRADNWKERFSNLNRYSHNNLRITRILKCLGTLGLQHYQAPLVKFFLHETLVKGNLQNVKQSVLDYFMFAVLDKLKRRELVRFAFKNFKPREQFVWGPKKFLSREVDEDEQGPGESVEKNQKVIVGDAKKSEEVHSENKNFGQRTENRTADERETSERTVKTGSDKNNKDEQDPDESVKKIQTVSVGDAKKSDEVHSENKNFGQRTENRTADERETSERTVKTGSDKNNKDEQDPDESVKKIQTVSVGDAKKSDEVHSENKNFGQRTENRTADERETSERTVKTGSDKNNKDEQDPDESEKKIQTVSVGDAKKSDEVHSENKNFGQRTENRTADERETSERTVKTGSDKNNKDEQDPDESVKKIQTVSVGDAKKSDEVHSENKNFGQRTENRTADERETSERTVKTGSDKNNKDEQDPIESEKKIQTVSVGDAKKSDEVHSENKNFGQRTENRTADERETSERTVKTGSDKNNKDEQDPDESVKKIQTVSVGDAKKSDEVHSENKKFGQRTENRTADERETSERTVKTGSDKNNKDEQDPDESEKKIQTVSVGDAKKSDEVHSENKNFGQRTENRTADERETSERTVKTGSDKNNIDEQDPDESEKKIQTVSVGDAKKSDEVHSENKNFGQRTENRTADERETSERTVKTGSDKNNKDEQDPDESEKKIQTVSVGDAKKSDEVHSENKNFGQRTENRTADERETSERTVKTGSDKNNKDEQDPDESVKKIQTVSVGDAKKSDEVHSENKNFGQRTENRTADERETSERTVKTGSDKNNKDEQDPDESEKKNQTVSVGDAKKSGEIHSENENLNQLTENKDNSTHNGNQIDASIHVKGMLNEETGGKDQLVKTISNRSNEDEHDADENSQCSSNTKTAEKQDPETNSNEETSSHNNLK